The Anaerotignum faecicola nucleotide sequence GATAAATATGACAGACGAAAGGTTTTTAGAGGAGCTCCTGGAAGCGGTAACCGTGTCCGGGTTTGAGGAAGAGGGCCAGGCGGTTGTCCGAAAGTACATGGAGCCGCTGGCCGATGAACTGCGAACGGATGAAATCGGGGACACGGTATGCGTCCTGAACCCGGAGAGCCGTCTTAAAATTCTGATGACAGCCCATCTGGATGAGATCGGGCTCATGGTAACCGCAGTGAATGAACAGGGAAGGCTGCTGGTTATCGACCGCGGAGGCATCATTCCGGCTACCTATCCGGGCCACCGGGTAAAGGTTATGACAGAGCAGGGGCCTGTTTTCGGCGTTGTGGAATCGTACCGTGATTTATTCAAAAAAGAAGGCGGGTTAAAAACTTC carries:
- a CDS encoding M42 family peptidase: INMTDERFLEELLEAVTVSGFEEEGQAVVRKYMEPLADELRTDEIGDTVCVLNPESRLKILMTAHLDEIGLMVTAVNEQGRLLVIDRGGIIPATYPGHRVKVMTEQGPVFGVVESYRDLFKKEGGLKTS